In one Curtobacterium citreum genomic region, the following are encoded:
- a CDS encoding MFS transporter: MSTNTTTSAVSTNTRPITVTTQSVVGIAVLGLATFFAITTELMPVGLLGTMSRDLGVSESTMGIVVTVYAAAVALLALPLTSFTARLPRKTVLVATLVGYAVSNVLVATAPSFAVVCAGRVVGGVAHALFFSVASAYATRIVPPRLAGRAIAFVYSGSSLGFVLGVPIATWVAQTIGWRPAVGAVALAAAALAVVAATFLPAVRGSSSPHIGSPRAWARTGLLSVVVADLLLFAGHYVVYTYIGPYAVDAGLDAGMVSGALLVLGGTGVVGLWLAGMFVDRAPRQTLLAAIAVMAAAFATMPFVHGSLVGTMVVAGIWMAANGTTGTLFMAAAIRTGGVSPDIAGALVNGASNIGIAGGAAIGGQALGIVGLQWLPFAGAVVLVGSLGVVVAARRGFPVHTHAQEHLSTSSIEAITSSLAVVTTSVPVVSRAVQTLTGSVAVATGSVPTRRRR; this comes from the coding sequence GTGTCCACGAACACCACCACCTCGGCCGTGTCGACGAACACGAGGCCGATCACCGTCACCACGCAGTCCGTCGTCGGCATCGCCGTGCTCGGGCTCGCCACGTTCTTCGCGATCACGACCGAGCTCATGCCGGTCGGTCTGCTCGGCACCATGAGCCGCGACCTCGGGGTCAGCGAGTCCACCATGGGCATCGTCGTCACCGTCTACGCCGCGGCCGTCGCCCTGCTCGCGCTCCCGCTGACGTCGTTCACCGCGCGGCTCCCCCGCAAGACCGTCCTCGTCGCGACGCTCGTCGGGTACGCGGTGTCGAACGTCCTCGTCGCCACGGCGCCGTCGTTCGCGGTCGTCTGCGCGGGCCGGGTCGTCGGCGGCGTCGCGCACGCGCTGTTCTTCTCGGTCGCGTCGGCCTACGCCACGCGCATCGTGCCGCCGCGGCTCGCCGGCCGGGCGATCGCGTTCGTCTACTCGGGCAGCTCGCTGGGCTTCGTCCTCGGCGTCCCGATCGCGACGTGGGTCGCGCAGACCATCGGGTGGCGTCCGGCCGTCGGCGCCGTCGCCCTGGCCGCCGCGGCGCTCGCCGTCGTCGCCGCCACGTTCCTGCCGGCAGTCCGCGGTAGCTCGTCGCCGCACATCGGTTCGCCGCGTGCCTGGGCCCGGACCGGGCTGCTCTCCGTCGTCGTCGCCGACCTGCTGCTGTTCGCCGGTCACTACGTCGTCTACACGTACATCGGCCCGTACGCGGTCGACGCCGGGCTCGACGCCGGCATGGTCAGCGGCGCGCTCCTCGTGCTCGGCGGCACCGGGGTCGTCGGCCTCTGGCTCGCCGGGATGTTCGTCGACCGGGCACCCCGCCAGACGCTGCTCGCAGCGATCGCCGTGATGGCCGCCGCGTTCGCCACGATGCCGTTCGTGCACGGCTCGCTCGTCGGCACGATGGTGGTCGCCGGGATCTGGATGGCGGCCAACGGCACCACCGGCACGCTGTTCATGGCGGCGGCGATCCGCACCGGCGGAGTCTCCCCCGACATCGCGGGCGCGCTCGTCAACGGGGCGTCGAACATCGGCATCGCGGGCGGCGCGGCGATCGGCGGGCAGGCACTCGGGATCGTCGGGCTGCAGTGGCTGCCGTTCGCGGGTGCGGTCGTGCTCGTCGGCTCCCTCGGGGTCGTCGTCGCTGCTCGCCGCGGGTTCCCCGTGCACACGCACGCGCAGGAGCACCTGTCGACGTCGTCGATCGAGGCGATCACGTCCTCGCTCGCGGTCGTCACCACGTCGGTGCCGGTCGTGAGCCGGGCGGTCCAGACGCTCACCGGGTCGGTCGCCGTCGCGACGGGCTCGGTGCCCACGCGCCGGCGGCGCTGA
- a CDS encoding YidC/Oxa1 family membrane protein insertase translates to MDTTTLPVVGPLLHGGADLLTALTGALTPVGGGFAAALAVVALTLAVRVALVPLSVLQVRAERDRRRLAPQLAALRRRYGSDRERLQRAAQELYTSERVSPLAGCLPVLAQAPVLSLVYTLFTHATIDGAVNVLLDATLVGIPLGHSLLVVLAGPLWTHAWVVLVLLAVLTVVVEASRRAALRWNPVTQDGTAPAATVRVGTAVARWAPFVSVVFAAVAPLAATLYVVTSAVWTLGERAVLRRVLR, encoded by the coding sequence GTGGACACCACCACCCTGCCCGTCGTCGGCCCGCTGCTGCACGGCGGCGCCGACCTGCTCACCGCGCTCACCGGCGCCCTCACCCCCGTCGGCGGCGGGTTCGCCGCCGCCCTGGCCGTCGTCGCGCTCACGCTCGCCGTCCGCGTCGCGCTCGTACCCCTGTCCGTGCTGCAGGTCCGGGCCGAACGGGACCGCCGCCGACTCGCCCCACAGCTCGCGGCCCTGCGGCGACGGTACGGATCCGACCGCGAGCGCCTGCAGCGTGCGGCCCAGGAGCTGTACACGTCCGAACGGGTCTCGCCGCTCGCCGGGTGCCTGCCGGTGCTCGCGCAGGCACCGGTGCTGTCGCTCGTGTACACACTGTTCACGCACGCCACGATCGACGGCGCCGTCAACGTGCTGCTCGACGCCACACTCGTCGGGATCCCGCTCGGGCACTCGCTGCTCGTCGTCCTCGCCGGGCCGCTCTGGACGCACGCGTGGGTCGTCCTCGTCCTGCTCGCCGTCCTGACCGTCGTGGTTGAGGCGTCCCGTCGCGCAGCCCTGCGCTGGAACCCGGTCACGCAGGACGGCACCGCACCGGCCGCCACGGTCCGCGTGGGGACGGCCGTCGCCCGGTGGGCACCGTTCGTCTCCGTGGTGTTCGCCGCGGTCGCTCCGCTCGCCGCGACGCTGTACGTCGTGACGAGCGCGGTCTGGACGCTCGGCGAACGCGCCGTGCTGCGCCGGGTGCTGCGCTAG
- the ybaK gene encoding Cys-tRNA(Pro) deacylase, producing the protein MTAGSPSTPATLALERAGIPYTPHVYEHHETATNFGEEAAAALGLREEQVFKTLVVSVDGQLAVAVVPVANRLDLKAIAAALGGKKASLALPALAEKRTGYVVGGISPVGQKARLRTVVDESALTYASIFVSGGRRGFDIELAPTDLITATDARTAAIART; encoded by the coding sequence ATGACCGCAGGATCGCCGAGCACCCCAGCGACCCTCGCCCTCGAGCGGGCGGGGATCCCGTACACCCCGCACGTCTACGAGCACCACGAGACGGCGACGAACTTCGGCGAAGAAGCAGCGGCGGCGCTCGGGCTGCGCGAGGAGCAGGTCTTCAAGACCCTGGTGGTCTCGGTCGACGGCCAGCTCGCGGTCGCGGTCGTCCCGGTCGCGAACCGGCTCGACCTCAAGGCGATCGCCGCGGCCCTCGGCGGCAAGAAGGCCTCGCTGGCGCTGCCGGCCCTCGCCGAGAAGCGCACGGGGTACGTCGTCGGTGGGATCAGCCCGGTCGGCCAGAAGGCCCGGCTGCGGACGGTCGTCGACGAGTCGGCCCTGACGTACGCGAGCATCTTCGTCTCCGGCGGCCGCCGCGGGTTCGACATCGAGCTCGCGCCCACGGACCTGATCACCGCCACGGACGCCCGGACCGCGGCGATCGCGCGGACCTGA
- a CDS encoding ATP-dependent Clp protease ATP-binding subunit has product MPETFGPTSGSDSFDEFLARLLAAQETGARRSVPLGRPVDITRLLSRRTHELLQRTAAYAVSQGQRELDALHLLHELVATEPFDAVVRSAGVDPEQLTNEVEQRLPAPSDAPVDDRPALTPSAQRILVEATQAARGFGSTYTDPEHVFFALVMDQETVTGQLLASAGVTPQVMQSYAQQAAAAAREGRPVPGTTDTDQQQSDTPTLDQFGTDLTERARQGGLDPVIGRAEEIEQTVEILLRRTKNNPVLIGEPGVGKTAVVEGLAQRIADGDVPVLLQGKRVVALDLAGMLAGTRYRGDFEERLTNAMDEITAHADELIVFVDELHTVVGAGGGGEGGSMDAGNILKPRLARGELHLVGATTLAEYRRIEQDAALERRFQPVTVGEPSVEDAVAILTGLASRYAEHHDVEYTDQALRAAVELSHRYVTDRHLPDKAIDLIDQAGARRRLARSGDVDVAALREQVASLATAKDAAVAEERYEEASRLRDEIDGLEAQITAASQDDGSRASRPAPGDRTITEADVAAVVSRATGIPATRLTQGDRSRLAGLEDELHERVVGQDDAVRAVATAVRRSRTGMGDPRRPVGSFLFLGPTGVGKTELAKALAGSLFGDESAMLRFDMSEFGERHTVSRLVGAPPGYVGYGEAGQLTERVRRNPYSVILLDEVEKAHPDVFNLLLQVLDDGRLTDGQGRTVDFRNTVVVMTSNIGSEFLASRSGALGFSAAGDGGFDEDDLRRRVMGRLREAVRPEFINRIDDIVLFRKLEQDQLRSIVDLLLRDTSLRLLAQGMTLSVSDAAAAWLAEHGAEPEYGARPLRRLIQREVDDRIATLVVDESVHEGDTVRVDVVDGALVVGVVDTALV; this is encoded by the coding sequence TTGCCAGAGACGTTCGGCCCGACCAGCGGCAGTGACTCGTTCGACGAGTTCCTCGCACGACTCCTCGCGGCCCAGGAGACCGGCGCCCGGCGGTCCGTCCCGCTCGGACGCCCGGTCGACATCACGCGACTGCTCAGCCGTCGCACCCACGAGCTGCTCCAGCGCACCGCCGCGTACGCCGTGTCCCAGGGACAGCGTGAGCTCGACGCGCTGCACCTGCTGCACGAGCTCGTCGCCACCGAACCCTTCGACGCGGTCGTCCGCTCCGCTGGCGTCGACCCGGAGCAGCTGACGAACGAGGTCGAGCAGCGCCTGCCCGCACCTTCGGACGCGCCCGTCGACGACCGCCCCGCCCTCACCCCGAGCGCGCAGCGCATCCTCGTCGAGGCCACCCAGGCGGCGCGCGGGTTCGGCAGCACCTACACCGACCCCGAGCACGTCTTCTTCGCGCTCGTCATGGACCAGGAGACCGTCACCGGTCAGCTCCTGGCGAGCGCCGGCGTGACCCCGCAGGTCATGCAGTCGTACGCACAGCAGGCCGCCGCGGCGGCTCGAGAGGGGCGTCCGGTGCCCGGCACCACCGACACCGACCAGCAGCAGTCGGACACCCCGACGCTCGACCAGTTCGGCACCGACCTCACCGAGCGCGCCCGACAGGGCGGCCTCGACCCGGTGATCGGGCGCGCCGAGGAGATCGAGCAGACCGTCGAGATCCTGCTCCGCCGCACCAAGAACAACCCCGTCCTGATCGGTGAGCCCGGCGTCGGCAAGACCGCCGTCGTCGAGGGGCTCGCACAGCGCATCGCCGACGGCGACGTCCCCGTGCTGCTCCAGGGCAAGCGGGTCGTCGCCCTCGACCTCGCCGGCATGCTCGCCGGCACGCGCTACCGGGGCGACTTCGAGGAGCGCCTGACGAACGCGATGGACGAGATCACGGCGCACGCCGACGAACTCATCGTCTTCGTCGACGAGCTGCACACCGTCGTCGGCGCCGGCGGTGGCGGCGAGGGCGGCTCGATGGACGCCGGCAACATCCTCAAGCCGCGCCTGGCCCGCGGCGAGCTGCACCTCGTCGGTGCGACGACGCTCGCCGAGTACCGCCGCATCGAGCAGGACGCCGCCCTCGAGCGCCGGTTCCAGCCCGTCACCGTGGGGGAGCCGAGCGTCGAGGACGCGGTCGCGATCCTGACCGGCCTGGCGTCCCGCTACGCCGAGCACCACGACGTCGAGTACACCGACCAGGCCCTCCGCGCCGCCGTCGAGCTCTCGCACCGGTACGTCACCGACCGGCACCTGCCCGACAAGGCGATCGACCTCATCGACCAGGCCGGCGCCCGCCGTCGGCTGGCCCGCTCGGGCGACGTCGACGTGGCCGCCCTGCGGGAGCAGGTCGCGTCCCTCGCCACGGCGAAGGACGCCGCGGTCGCCGAGGAACGCTACGAGGAGGCGTCGCGCCTGCGCGACGAGATCGACGGACTGGAGGCCCAGATCACCGCCGCCTCGCAGGACGACGGCAGCCGCGCCTCCCGTCCGGCACCGGGTGACCGTACGATCACGGAGGCCGACGTCGCCGCGGTGGTGTCCCGGGCCACCGGGATCCCCGCGACCCGCCTCACGCAGGGTGACCGGAGCCGACTGGCCGGCCTGGAGGACGAGCTGCACGAGCGGGTCGTCGGCCAGGACGACGCGGTGCGCGCCGTCGCGACGGCCGTCCGGCGGAGCCGGACGGGCATGGGCGACCCGCGGCGGCCGGTCGGGAGCTTCCTGTTCCTCGGCCCGACAGGTGTCGGCAAGACCGAGCTCGCGAAGGCCCTCGCCGGGTCGCTCTTCGGCGACGAGTCGGCGATGCTCCGGTTCGACATGAGCGAGTTCGGCGAGCGCCACACGGTCTCGCGGCTCGTCGGTGCGCCTCCCGGGTACGTCGGCTACGGCGAGGCCGGGCAGCTCACCGAGCGCGTGCGGCGCAACCCGTACTCGGTGATCCTGCTCGACGAGGTCGAGAAGGCGCACCCGGACGTGTTCAACCTGCTCCTGCAGGTGCTCGACGACGGGCGCCTGACCGACGGACAGGGACGCACCGTCGACTTCCGGAACACGGTCGTCGTCATGACGTCGAACATCGGCTCGGAGTTCCTCGCCTCGAGGTCCGGTGCGCTCGGCTTCTCGGCCGCGGGGGACGGCGGTTTCGACGAGGACGACCTGCGGCGCCGCGTGATGGGGCGGCTGCGCGAGGCCGTGCGTCCGGAGTTCATCAACCGCATCGACGACATCGTGCTGTTCCGCAAGCTCGAGCAGGACCAGCTCCGGTCGATCGTCGACCTGCTGCTGCGGGACACCTCCCTGCGGCTGCTCGCCCAGGGGATGACCCTGTCGGTGTCCGACGCCGCGGCCGCCTGGCTCGCCGAGCACGGTGCCGAGCCGGAGTACGGCGCCCGTCCGCTCCGTCGGCTCATCCAGCGCGAGGTGGACGACCGCATCGCGACCCTGGTCGTGGACGAGTCCGTGCACGAGGGCGACACCGTCCGCGTGGACGTGGTCGACGGCGCGCTCGTGGTCGGTGTCGTGGACACCGCCCTGGTCTGA
- a CDS encoding glycoside hydrolase family 6 protein, whose protein sequence is MHHRVSTLATAAFTAAIVVVGLSVAPSSATAATRTARAPIAAGTIRTAPASAVFAGGLTVQPDNQPAAAAAALAAQGRTADAAAARTIAAQPIATWLGDWLRGDQLDRVVARNLAAAEKSGTTPVFVTYAIPNRDCGGYSAGGLSAAEYPVWNQRIATMLRGHRAVVLVEPDSLSHLTSCVSESATRPALVASAVRAFADAGVPAYLDGGNEDWNPPAVQAALLQRAGIDRARGFYTNVANFYGVEGERAYADRLSALVGGARYVIDVSRNGRGWRGTWCNPTGAGLGQSPRVTAGTTRLDALLWVKTPGASDGTCNGGPAAGTWFPAYAVALVANRKR, encoded by the coding sequence GTGCACCACCGCGTCAGCACCCTGGCCACCGCCGCCTTCACGGCGGCGATCGTGGTCGTCGGCCTGTCGGTCGCGCCGAGCAGTGCGACGGCTGCCACACGGACGGCCCGCGCGCCGATCGCGGCGGGCACCATCAGGACGGCACCCGCGAGTGCGGTGTTCGCCGGCGGACTGACCGTGCAGCCGGACAACCAACCCGCCGCCGCGGCCGCGGCACTCGCCGCCCAGGGCAGGACCGCCGACGCGGCGGCCGCTCGGACGATCGCCGCGCAGCCCATCGCCACCTGGCTGGGCGACTGGCTCCGCGGCGACCAGCTGGACCGCGTCGTGGCCCGCAACCTCGCCGCGGCCGAGAAGAGCGGGACGACCCCGGTGTTCGTGACCTACGCGATCCCGAACCGGGACTGCGGTGGGTACTCGGCCGGCGGACTCAGCGCAGCGGAGTACCCCGTGTGGAACCAGCGGATCGCGACGATGCTCCGCGGCCACCGCGCCGTCGTCCTCGTCGAACCGGACTCGCTGTCCCACCTGACCTCGTGCGTGTCCGAGAGCGCGACCCGTCCCGCACTGGTGGCCTCGGCGGTCCGTGCGTTCGCCGACGCCGGGGTCCCCGCCTACCTGGACGGCGGGAACGAGGACTGGAACCCGCCGGCCGTGCAGGCGGCGCTGCTGCAGCGCGCGGGCATCGACCGAGCACGGGGTTTCTACACGAACGTGGCGAACTTCTACGGTGTCGAAGGGGAGCGCGCCTACGCCGACCGTCTCAGCGCACTGGTCGGCGGCGCGCGCTACGTGATCGACGTGTCACGGAACGGCCGCGGGTGGCGCGGCACGTGGTGCAACCCGACGGGCGCCGGACTCGGGCAGTCGCCGCGGGTCACCGCCGGGACCACGCGGCTGGACGCCCTGCTGTGGGTGAAGACCCCCGGCGCCAGCGACGGGACCTGCAACGGCGGACCGGCGGCTGGGACGTGGTTCCCGGCGTACGCGGTCGCCCTCGTGGCGAACCGGAAGCGGTAG
- a CDS encoding adenine phosphoribosyltransferase produces the protein MTETAAALVERLTAIVPDFPKPGILFRDVTPVFSDPVAFGRVCEALAAPFAVGAGFQAVAGIEARGFALAGGIAAQHQVGVLTVRKAGKLPGEVLSEQYALEYGEAELELRPGQLPQGTRVLVVDDVLATGGTAAATVTLLERAGYEAIGFASLLELDGLAGRERLEPRLPVTTLGRVPA, from the coding sequence GTGACCGAAACCGCTGCTGCCCTCGTCGAACGTCTCACCGCGATCGTGCCGGACTTCCCGAAGCCCGGCATCCTGTTCCGCGACGTGACCCCGGTGTTCTCCGACCCCGTCGCGTTCGGCCGCGTCTGCGAGGCCCTCGCCGCGCCGTTCGCCGTGGGCGCGGGGTTCCAGGCGGTCGCCGGCATCGAGGCCCGCGGGTTCGCCCTCGCCGGGGGGATCGCCGCGCAGCACCAGGTCGGCGTGCTGACCGTCCGCAAGGCGGGGAAGCTCCCCGGCGAGGTCCTCAGCGAGCAGTACGCGCTGGAGTACGGCGAGGCCGAGCTCGAGCTCCGCCCGGGCCAGCTGCCGCAGGGGACCCGGGTGCTCGTCGTCGACGACGTCCTCGCGACCGGCGGGACGGCGGCAGCCACCGTCACGCTGCTCGAGCGCGCGGGCTACGAGGCGATCGGCTTCGCGTCGCTCCTCGAGCTCGACGGCCTGGCCGGGCGCGAGCGCCTCGAGCCGCGCCTGCCCGTCACGACGCTCGGGCGCGTGCCCGCCTGA